The genome window CGCGCCGTTCGGGCCGAGCAGGCCGTGCACCGTGCCCGCGCGGACGGTGAGGTCGAAGCCGTCGAGCGCGCGCTTCTCCCCGTACCGCTTCTCCAGCCCTTCCGCCCGCACCGCGTATCCGTCGCCGCCCCCGGCTCCGCTTCCGTCGTTTCCTTCGTTTCCGGCGCTTCCGTAGCTCATGGTTCCCCCTATCTCCTTAATTGGGTACACCGTACCCGATTGCGCGTACGACGTACCCAGTTTTTTCGCGAGGACCTAAACTCGGGGCCATGACAAGGGGCAAGGGCGGTACGGGCGAGGGCGCACGCGGCCAGGGCGCGCGCGGCGACGGTAGGGAGGCCAGCGGCAGCGGTGACATCGTGCGCACCCTCCAGCTGCTGTGGGACACCGGCCGACGGCCCAGCCGCGGCCCCAAGCCGGCGCTCACCCTGGACCGGATCGTGGAGGCGGCCGTCCAGGTCGCCGACGCGGAGGGGCTGCACGCCCTGTCGATGCGCCGGGTGGCCACCGAACTCGGCACCGGCGCCATGTCCCTGTACCGCTACCTGCCCGGCAAGGCCGAACTGCTGGACCTGATGCTCGACCACGTCCAGCGGCCCTCCGGGAACCCCGCCGACCTGGGCGACGGAAGCTGGCGCTCAGCCCTGGAGGCGATGGGGCGCGCGACCCTCGCCCTCTACCGCCGCCACCCCTGGCTGCTCCAGGTCAACCAGTCCCGCCCGGTCCTCGGCCCGAGCGCCCTGGACGGCATGGAGAAGGTGCTCTCCCGTATCAAGTCGACGGGGCTGACCGACCCCGAGCTGATCTCCGCGATCATCGCCGTGGACGGCTATGTCGTCGGCGCCGCCCGTACGCAGCTCTACCAGCAGGAGGCGGAGCACCGGTCGGGCCTCACCGACGCGGAGTTCTGGCAGGCCCAGGCGCCCTTCCTCACCGAGCTGATGACCTCCGGCCGCTACCCCCTGCTCGCCGGCCTCTCGGAGGACGCCTTCGGCGCGGACTTCGACCACTTCGAGTTCGGCCTCCAGCGCATCCTGGACGGACTGGAGGTGTTCGTCGGCCGACGGGCCACGGACGCGGCCACGGACGCGGACGCGGACGCGGAGGGGTGACTCACGACGACGGCCGACTCATCACCACGGCCGGCTCACGATGACGACGGGCGGCTCACGATGACGACGGGCGGCTCACGATGACGACGGGCGGCGGAGCAGCCGCTTGAAGCCCCATACGACGACGACCGTGCCGGCGACGGCGAGCGCGCCGACCTTGAAGGTGGAGCCGGTGCCGTCGCCGCCCGCCGCGCCGGTGCCGGAGCCGCTCCCGTCGGAGGAGCCGGAGGACGAACCGGAGCCGCCGCTCCCGGAGCCGCCGCCGGGGACGTCCCGGGCGACGACCGAACTGCCCGACCCCTCACTGCCGTACATGATCTTCGAGCCGTCGGTCTCGAAGGTCACCGACTCCCCCTGCCGCTGCAACGGCACGCTCAGCTGCTCGACCTTCTTGATCTTGCCGCCGTTCCAGTCGTAGAGGATGCCGCCGAAGTAGGCGCGCAGGGCGAGTCGCTTGCCGTCCGGCGAGAACGCGCCGTCGGTGACCTCCAGATCGGGCACGGAGTCGATCTTCTTGAAGACGTTGGTGTCGGAGGCCGACAGCTCGGCCGGCCCCTCGTACAAGGACCCGCCCGCCTCGTTCTTGTCGGCGATGTAGACCCGCCCGGTCTTCGGATGCACCATCAGCGCCTCCGCGTCCCGCGCCCCGTCCTCGTACTTGACGACGTACTGCGTGGCCTTGACCGTCTGGTCCTTCAACTCCTTGGGCTCCGGCAGCTCGTAGATCCACACGTACGCCCAGGTACCGCCGAGGTTGTCGCCGATGTCGCCGACGTAGAGCTTGTTGTCCGGGCCCATGGAGATGGCCTCGACGTCACGGGGGGTGCCGACGCCCGTCATGGTGACCGTGGCGACCGTCTCGCCCGTCTCGCTGTCGACGGCGTAGAGGAACGCCCCGTCGTCGCTGTCGTTGTGGGTCCAGTAGACCCCGGGGTGCTGACGCGACGCGGCGAGACCGCTCGACTCGGTGATCCGCGAGTCCTTCATCGTGAACCCGTCGTCGTCGGCGACCGCGGGCGCGGCCGGGAGAGCGGCGAGCAGGACCGCGGCGAGACCGGCGAAGCCGGCGCGGAGGCGGCGGCGGAGGGGAGGGAGGGGGCGACGGCGCATGGGCCCAAGCCTGCCATCTCGCTCCGCTGGGTGGGGGTGGGGAGCGCCGTGGGGGGTCGGGTGCGTTGTCGGGTGCGGGTTCGGTGGGGGCTGGTCGCGCAGTTCCCCGCGCCCCTGAAAAGCAGGGGCTGCGCCCCATGCTTTTCGTCCCGAAAGGGCCGTAGGCCTCTTTCAGGGGCGCGGGGAACCGCGCGAGAAGCCCCACCGAACCCGCAACCGACAACGCACCCGCCCCCATGAGGCGCACGTGGCCAGGTTCACAACGCTCAGTGGGCCGCGCCCGCCTACCAGCCGGTAGCGATCGTTCATGATGAGCGCATGCTCAGGTTCATGCCCGTAGGCGACTCCATGACGATCGGAAGCGCCGGCGAACACACATGGCGCTTCCGGCTCTGGCAGCACCTGCGCACGACGTACGACGGCCCGTTCAAGATCGTGGGCCCGCGCGAGACGCTCTACGACAAGGCGCTGGACGCCCCCACGTCGTACGAGTACGCCGACACCGACCCGCGTTTCCCCCGCGCCCATCTCGCGGGCTGGGGCGAGGGCTGGCTGCACATGGCCCCGCTGATCGCCGACGCGGTCCGCCGCCAGCGGGCCGACGTCCTCCTCGTCTCCCTCGGCCTCATCGACCTCGGCTTCTACACGAACGCCGAGCAGACCGCCGAGAACACCCGCCGCTTCGTCGAGGCCGCCCGCGAGGCGAACCCGCACGTCCGCATGGTCCTCCTCCCGGTCACCCCGAACGTCCGCGCCGAGACCGACGCCCCCTTCGCCGCGCAGGTCGCCCGCTTCAACGAACTCCTCGCCAAGACCGCCGCCGACCTCGACGAACACCGCTCCCCCCTGCTCCTGGCCTCCCCGCCCCCGGCGTACGACATCCACTGGGACACCTACGACGGCACCCACCCCAACGCCTCCGGCGAACACAAGATCGCGTCGACCTTCGCCAACGCGATGCACGAGGCGTGGGCGCTCGGAGGCCCGTACGAACAGGCGTAGCCGCGACGACCACCGCCCCGCGCGTCCCGCGCCCGTTCCCCTCCCCCCGTCGTGCTCTCCCGATCGGTGACTTGATCGGTGACTTGATCGGCCACCTCCCACCCGCTTGGATGACCCGGTCGAACGGCACGTCGGCGAACGCGGGGCGGGGTGGGTATGGCGACGCGAGCGGAGCGGGACCGTGGGCTGGGGCCGGAGTTCCGCCGGCTGTGGGTGGCGTACACGGTCAGCGCGTTCGGTACGCGGCTGTCGTTCGACGCGTTTCCCCTGATCGCCGTGCTGGTCCTGCACGTCGGTCCGACGCAGGTCTCCGCGCTGGCGGCGACCGGTCTGGCGGTGGGGGCGGCGGTGGCCGTACCGCTCGGCCCCTGGGTGGAGTTCCGCCGCAAGCGCCCGGTGATGATCACGATGGACCTGGTCCGCTGTGCCGCCCTGCTGACCGTCCCGGTGGCCTACGCCCTCGATCTGCTCACCTTCCCCCAACTCCTCCTGGTCTCCGTGGTGGTGGCCGTCGCCGACATCACCTTCACCGCGGCGAGCGGTGCCTTCCTGAAGTCGCTGGTCCCGCCGGAGCACCTCGTGGCCGCCAACGGCCGTTTCGAGGCGACGACCTGGACCACGACCATGCTCGGCCCACCTCTCGGCGGCGCCGCGATGGGCGTCTTCGGCCCGGTCGTCACCCTGCTGATCGACGCCACCAGCTACCTCCTCTCAGCAGCGGGCATCCGAGCGATCGGCCGCCCCGACGACCAGTCCGACACCCCCGCGACCGCCCCACCGGGGCCCGTCACGAAACGGACAGAACCCCTCGCCAAGCCGGGGGAGGAGGCGACGGCGGGAGCGGGCGCGGCGACGGGGGCGGGAGGGGCGGCGGGGGCGGGAGGGGCGGCGGAAGCGGGAGCGACGACGGGGGCGGGCGCAACAGCGAAAGCGAGCGCGACGACGGAAACGAGCGCGACAGCGAAAGCGGGAACGGCGACGGGGGCGGGCGCAACAGCGAAAGCGAGCGCGACGACGGAAGCAGGCGCGACAGCGAAAGCAGGCGCGACGACGGAAGCAGGCGCGACAGCGAAAGCGGGGGCGCAAGCAAACGCGGCAGCCGGGACGCAAGCAAGCCCGGCAGCCGGGGCGCAAGCAGGCGCGGCAGCGGGAACAGGCGCCGCAGCGGGAACAGGCGCCGCAGCAAACGCGAGCGCGGCGACGGTGGCGCCGACGAACCGCTCCCCCCGTCTCCGTGCCGCCGACCTCCTCGACGGCTGGCGGTTCATCCTCGCCGACCCGACCCTGCGGCCTCTCTTCCTCAACACCGTCCTGGTCAACGCACTGATCATGGCGCCCGCGCCGCTGCTGGTGATCCTCATGGTCGGCGAACTCGGCTTCGCGCCCTGGCAGTACGGCCTGGCCTTCGCCGTCCCGTGCGTCGGCGGTCTGATCGGCTCCCGCCTCTCCCGTCGCCTCGTCGACCGGCACGGTCACCGCAGGGTGCTCCGGACCGCCGGAACCCTGCGGGCGTGCTGGGGGCTGTGGCTGGCGTTCATCGGCCCCGGCCCCGCCGGCCTCGTCCTCGTCATGGCCGTCGAACTGGGCCTGATCATCTGCATCAGCGTCTTCAACCCGGTGATGGTCACCCAGCGCCTCACCCGGACCCCGTCGGACCGCGTGGCCCGTGTCATCACCGCCTGGTCCGTCACCGGCAAACTCTCCACCGCCGCGCTGACGGCCCTCTGGGGCCTCCTCGCCGCCGTCACCACCCCCCGCACCGCGATCGCCACCGCCGGCCTGCTCCTCCTGACCACCCCCGCCCTCCTCCTCCCCTTCCACCGCCGCCCACCCGAGCCTTCCCCCGGCCAGGATCCCCAAGACCGCCGGGCCTCTCAGCCCCTCCCGAAGAACTGAGCCCGAGCGCCGTGCCGCCCCCGCTGCTCAGCCGCCCGCCCCCTCGTCCGACGACGAAGGGGGCGCCTCCCCACCCCACGGCACCGCGGTCGGCTCCGCGAAGAACTGCCAGATGGTGATGATGGCGATGATCTGACCGACGAGATAGGCGACCTGGAGGGAGTAGTACCGCATCTGGTAGACGGACAGCAGCAGTCCCAGTCGGCTCTGCCAGTAACGCCGTTCGCCCGCGAAGGTGTCGAGGTCGAGGGCGATCCCCGTGACGGTGAGGACGAAGAGCATCGTCAGGACGTAGAGCGCGACATTGGCCGCGCTCTCGCGCAGGAGCCGGGTGACGAGCACATCGAGCCCCACCGGTAGCGCGAAGGCCACGGCGGCCGGCAATGCCTTGACGGCGCCGCGCCGCCCCGGCAGCACCCGCCACAGCGCTCCCAGCACGAAGCCCGCCCCGGCGAAGGTGACCGTCCAGGAGACGAGGGTGGACGCGAGGCCGACGAACCCGAGCAGGTCGGAGAGGGTGTTCTGCCAGCCCTCCCCGCGAATCCACTCCGACCAGGTGTCGAGAACGGCGGCCGGAACCCCCGGCACGAGCGCGAACCGGGCACCGCGCACCCCATTGCCCCACCAGTCGTCGCGCGGCCCCAGGGCGAGAGCCGCGTCGACGACGGACACCTTGTCGGGCAACCGGTCGGGGGCGGCGCCGGGTGCGTCGTTCACCCGCCAGTTGTGCAGCCTGCCCAACCGCCTTTCCAGTTTCTCCCGTTCGGGCGGTGCGTCGCCGAAGAGCCCCTGGTCGAGGCGGCGCAGTTCGGCGTGGATCTCACGATAGGAGCGGGCCTTGTCCAGCAGCGTCCTGCGGGCGGCCGGTCCCACCACCGTGGACAGCGGACGTCTCGATATCTCGAAGGGCTGAGCGAGGACGGAACGGTGGGCGAACAGGGCCGTGGTCCAGTAGAGGGCCAGCGCGTAGAGGGGGATCCAGAGGAATTCGAGCAGGGCGTTGCCGAGGTGGTTCTCCGTGTCCAGGCCGACGGCGAGCGGGAAGAGGACCAGCAGCGGAACACGGTCCGCCGCATCGTGCAGGGGTGACAGGGCGGCCGAATCGTGCCAGACCCGGAGCACGGCGATCACAGCGAGGCTCGTGAGCAGCCAGCCGTGATCGACGACCAGCCAGTCCTGCACCCAACTGACCGCCCACATCGCTGTCCTGGCGAAATCGTCCCTGTGTTCCTCGCCGTACTCGGAGTCCATCCGGTCCATCAGCCAACTCGCCTGCTGCCAGTTGCGTTCGTTGGCCAGCGCCAGACATATGCCGATGGCCACCGTGGCCGACAGGACCGTCGACGCGGCAACCCTGAGCCGCAACCGTCGGTCCCGGCCGGGAAAGCGGCGGCTCGGCGGCAACAGCCGTCCGTCGACCGCCAGCCGCCAGGCCGCCGCGACGAAGGAGAGCAGCAGCAGAACCACCAGGCAGAACGAACCGGCTCCGTTGAGTGCGATCTCGACCGCCTCGTCGGCGTATTCGCCCTCCAGCGGCGGCGGAGTCGGGGTCGTCGTCGCCCACAGCGTGACCAGCCACAGCACCACCGCCGCCGGCAGCAGGCCGCCGATCACCCTCCGGACGGACCGTGGGGGACGGGCGAAGGAGAGCAGGACGACAACGGAGAGCAGGGCGAGACCGTGCTGGACGATCAGTTGGATCTCTATGTAGGCGGGCTGTCCCAGCAGTTCCAGGATCCGTTCGGTCAGGCCGTCCGCCGCGGCCAGCGCGTGGAGGGCGACGAGCGTCGGTGCCCATCGCCGCAGATTGTCCAGCGCGCGGACACGGGGATCGGTCGGTGAACCGGGTCGCCGCCGGTAGCGCCGCACCGCCGTCCGCAGCAGGGCCGCGAAGGTGGCCGCCCAGAGCACGATGCCGAGGAAGTCCAGCGCCACCGCGTACGGGTGGAAGCCCCACGCGGCCCATGCCCGCTGCCAGGGCGGCCGGACCGTGACGGTCACGGCGACTTCCTCGGGCAGTTCTTTCGAGGCTTCGTCCTGTTCCACCCATGCCAGGTCGTTCCGGTCCGGTTTGCCGGGCCGCCACACCAGCGCCGTGGCCCCTTCGCCCGCCCGGGGCTCGGGCTCCGCCCGCTCGGCTCCCGGCCGTCCGGGGTCCACCTTGATCTCGTCCCACCAGGCGCCCAGCAAGGGGTCCGGCGCGTCGAGCCACAGTTTCCACTCCTCCAGCCGCGTCGGCCGGATCCGCCACAGGCCCACCTTGACGGTCGCGTGGTAGTTGACCCAGCCGTAGGCCTTGTGGACGACACGGACCCGGCCGCCGGTCGAGGTGACGACCGGCGGCCGGGTCCGCTGCTCGTCCCAGCCCGGGTCGTCCCGGTCCGGCCCGAGGAGACAGGCCATCGCCTCGATGTACGGCCGGCTGTTCTCGCTGAGCAGCAGGTCCCGCGCCGGCGGCCAGGTCCCCGGCAGGTCGACCGTCAGCTCGGTGACCACCTTGGTGTACGTCTGGTCGTCGTGCTCCAACCGCACCGACGTACCGACCTCGGCCCCGGCCAGCTTCGCGCTCCGGCAGCGGTCGTCGGCCGACGCCTCCGCCGCCGGAGCGGGCCCCGCCGCCGTCACCACCCCGACCACAGCGGCCAGCACCGGCAGGATCCACGCGCACGCACGACTTCTCACCACACATGTCCCCCCGAACGGCACCCGTGCCGGACATCATGACCGCCGGGGTCATCGGGAAAACGGTGCGCCGGTCAGAACATCGTGTTGTCGTTCGCCGAGGTCGCCGGCACGTCCTGAAGGACGTCCCCGTGTTCGACAATCTTCCCGTTCCGCACCCGGAACAGATCGAGGACGGCCTGGCCGCGCTCGCCCGGGGCGTTGTCGTAGTGGCTGTGTACGGCGACGAGGTCGCCCTCGGCGATGACGCGCTTGCGCGAGACGGTGAGGTCGGGGAACTGCCGGAAGTAGCCGCCCGGCCCGGCCCTGACCCCCGCCACACCGTCGGCGATGGTCGGGTTGTGCTGGTGGTACTCGGGGCCCCAGTACGTGTCGAGCGCCGACAGGTCCTTCCGTACCAGCAGCCGGTCGAACGCCTTCGTCACCGGCTTCTCGTTGTACGCGGTCGGCCAGGCCTGGCCCGGCTCGCCGGTGCGCGGCCGACCGACCGTGGAGAACATGTCGTTGCCGTTGGCCGAGGACTCCGGCACCTCCTGCGCCACGTCCCGGTGCTCGGCGATGCGCCCGCCCTGGAACCGGAAGATGTCGAAGACGGCCGAGCCCCGAGTGCCGGGCGTGAGCACGACGTTGGAGTGCACGAGGACGAGGTCGCCCTGCGAGACGACCCGCTTGATGTCGTACGCGGCGTCCGGGAACTGCCCGCTCACCGCTCCCGCGAGCCCCTTCAGCGTCTCCGCCCCGTCCGGGGCGAGCGGGTTGTGCTGGATGTAGTCCGGCCGCACGTAGCGGTCCACGACCGCCGTGTCGCCGTCCTCGAACACCCCCTTGAGGACTCGTACGGCAACGGCCTTCTGGTAGTGGCCGACGCGCGCGGCATCGCCGTGCGCGCCCCGCTCGACGATCGCGCGCGGTGCCGCGACGGCCGGGACGACGGCGCGGCGGGCAGGCGTGGTGGGGGACCCGATTTTCCTTGAAAGTTCAAGTTAATGACGCTTCCCGAAGGAAAGCGCCGACCCCTGGTCAGCGTCAAGATCCCGCTTGCCTAGAGCGCACTCCACCGCCTTGGCTAGGGAGTCATGAAGTACACACAGCTCGGACGCACTGGACTCAAGGTCAGCCGACTGGTCCTCGGCACGATGAACTTCGGCCCGCAGACGGACGAAGCGGACAGCCACGCGATCATGGACGCGGCGCTGGACGCGGGCATCAACTTCTTCGACACGGCGAACGTGTACGGCTGGGGCGAGAACAAGGGCCGCACCGAGAGCATCATCGGCAACTGGTTCGCCCAGGGCGGCGGCGAGCGCCGCGACAAGGTCGTCCTCGCGACCAAGGTGTACGGGAACATGGCGGCCTCCGCCGACGCCTGGCCCAACCACGACAAGCTCTCCGCCCTCAACATCCGGCGGGCCGTGGACGCCAGCCTCAAGCGGCTGCAGACGGACCACATCGACGTCTACCAGTTCCACCACATCGACCGGGCCACCCCGTTCGACGAGATCTGGCAGGCCGTCGACGTACTGGTCCAGCAGGGCAAGATCCTGTACGCCGGGTCCTCCAACTTCCCCGGCTACAAGATCGCCCAGGCCAACGAGACCGCAGCCCGCCGCGGCGGCACCATCGGCCTCGTCAGCGAGCAGTGCCTCTACAACCTCGCCGAGCGCCGCGCCGAGATGGAGGTCATCCCGGCCGCACAGGAGTACGGCCTCGGGGTCATCCCCTGGTCACCGCTGCACGGCGGACTGCTCGGCGGGGTCATCAAGAAGGAGGCCAAGGCCGGTCGCCGCGCCTCGGGCCGGTCCGCCGACGCCCTCGCCGACAGCGCGGTCCGCGCCCAGGTCCAGGCGTACGAGGACCTCCTCGACAAGCACGGCATCGAACCCGGCGAGGCCGCCCTCGCCTGGCTCCTCACCCGCCCCGGCGTCACCGGCCCGATCGTCGGCCCCCGCACGGCGGAACAACTCGACTCCGCGATCCGCGCGTCCGAGCTGGACCTGAGCGAGGAACTACTGACGTCCCTGGACGAGATCTTCCCTGGTCCGGGCCCGTCCCCGGAGGCGTTCGCCTGGTAACAGGGGCGCCGTACGTCTTCAGGCGCTGTCGTGCGGGCCGGTGGGGGCCGGTGGGGGCCGGTCGCGCGGTTCCCCGCGCCCCTGAAAAAGCGGGCTGCGCCCTGCTTTTCCGGCCCGAAGAGCACGGGGCGCAGCCCCGACTCTTCAGGGGCGCGGGGAACCGCGCGACCAGCCCCCACCGGCCCGCACCCGACGAACGACACAACGGCTACCTACCGACCGCCGCCGCGAGAGCGACCACCGCGAACATCAGCACAAGCACACCGGCCATGATCCGGTTACGGGTCTTCGGGTCCACCCCCCGAGCCTAACCGGCGGCCCCGAGCCGCCAACGGGCGACCACCTCGTACCGCGGCTGCTCCCCCGCCACCCCGGACGTCGGCAGCTCGCTGCGCACCAGCGCGAGGTCGGAGACGGTCCACGTCCGCCCGGCGAAGGTGTCGAGCGCGGCGACGTACGGCCGTACATCGGCGTCCGCCCGGCTGCGGGCCACCGTCAGATGGGGCCGGTACCGGCGGTGCTCCCCCATCGGCACCCCGGCCCTGCGCGCCGCCGCCTCCGCCCGGTCGGCCAGCAGCCGCAGCGCGTCGAGGTCGCCCTCGGCCCCGGCCCACAGCGCCCGCCCGTGCCCGAACTGCCCGCCCCCGCGCACCGCCAGCGGAAACGGCCCGCTCCGCCCGGCGGCCCGCTCCAGGCGCCGCGACAGCTCCGGTACGACGTCCTCCTCGACCTCTCCGTAGAAGGCGA of Streptomyces phaeolivaceus contains these proteins:
- a CDS encoding TetR/AcrR family transcriptional regulator; amino-acid sequence: MTRGKGGTGEGARGQGARGDGREASGSGDIVRTLQLLWDTGRRPSRGPKPALTLDRIVEAAVQVADAEGLHALSMRRVATELGTGAMSLYRYLPGKAELLDLMLDHVQRPSGNPADLGDGSWRSALEAMGRATLALYRRHPWLLQVNQSRPVLGPSALDGMEKVLSRIKSTGLTDPELISAIIAVDGYVVGAARTQLYQQEAEHRSGLTDAEFWQAQAPFLTELMTSGRYPLLAGLSEDAFGADFDHFEFGLQRILDGLEVFVGRRATDAATDADADAEG
- a CDS encoding WD40 repeat domain-containing protein; protein product: MRRRPLPPLRRRLRAGFAGLAAVLLAALPAAPAVADDDGFTMKDSRITESSGLAASRQHPGVYWTHNDSDDGAFLYAVDSETGETVATVTMTGVGTPRDVEAISMGPDNKLYVGDIGDNLGGTWAYVWIYELPEPKELKDQTVKATQYVVKYEDGARDAEALMVHPKTGRVYIADKNEAGGSLYEGPAELSASDTNVFKKIDSVPDLEVTDGAFSPDGKRLALRAYFGGILYDWNGGKIKKVEQLSVPLQRQGESVTFETDGSKIMYGSEGSGSSVVARDVPGGGSGSGGSGSSSGSSDGSGSGTGAAGGDGTGSTFKVGALAVAGTVVVVWGFKRLLRRPSSS
- a CDS encoding GDSL-type esterase/lipase family protein — encoded protein: MLRFMPVGDSMTIGSAGEHTWRFRLWQHLRTTYDGPFKIVGPRETLYDKALDAPTSYEYADTDPRFPRAHLAGWGEGWLHMAPLIADAVRRQRADVLLVSLGLIDLGFYTNAEQTAENTRRFVEAAREANPHVRMVLLPVTPNVRAETDAPFAAQVARFNELLAKTAADLDEHRSPLLLASPPPAYDIHWDTYDGTHPNASGEHKIASTFANAMHEAWALGGPYEQA
- a CDS encoding DUF6185 family protein; amino-acid sequence: MRSRACAWILPVLAAVVGVVTAAGPAPAAEASADDRCRSAKLAGAEVGTSVRLEHDDQTYTKVVTELTVDLPGTWPPARDLLLSENSRPYIEAMACLLGPDRDDPGWDEQRTRPPVVTSTGGRVRVVHKAYGWVNYHATVKVGLWRIRPTRLEEWKLWLDAPDPLLGAWWDEIKVDPGRPGAERAEPEPRAGEGATALVWRPGKPDRNDLAWVEQDEASKELPEEVAVTVTVRPPWQRAWAAWGFHPYAVALDFLGIVLWAATFAALLRTAVRRYRRRPGSPTDPRVRALDNLRRWAPTLVALHALAAADGLTERILELLGQPAYIEIQLIVQHGLALLSVVVLLSFARPPRSVRRVIGGLLPAAVVLWLVTLWATTTPTPPPLEGEYADEAVEIALNGAGSFCLVVLLLLSFVAAAWRLAVDGRLLPPSRRFPGRDRRLRLRVAASTVLSATVAIGICLALANERNWQQASWLMDRMDSEYGEEHRDDFARTAMWAVSWVQDWLVVDHGWLLTSLAVIAVLRVWHDSAALSPLHDAADRVPLLVLFPLAVGLDTENHLGNALLEFLWIPLYALALYWTTALFAHRSVLAQPFEISRRPLSTVVGPAARRTLLDKARSYREIHAELRRLDQGLFGDAPPEREKLERRLGRLHNWRVNDAPGAAPDRLPDKVSVVDAALALGPRDDWWGNGVRGARFALVPGVPAAVLDTWSEWIRGEGWQNTLSDLLGFVGLASTLVSWTVTFAGAGFVLGALWRVLPGRRGAVKALPAAVAFALPVGLDVLVTRLLRESAANVALYVLTMLFVLTVTGIALDLDTFAGERRYWQSRLGLLLSVYQMRYYSLQVAYLVGQIIAIITIWQFFAEPTAVPWGGEAPPSSSDEGAGG
- a CDS encoding nuclear transport factor 2 family protein, which gives rise to MGSPTTPARRAVVPAVAAPRAIVERGAHGDAARVGHYQKAVAVRVLKGVFEDGDTAVVDRYVRPDYIQHNPLAPDGAETLKGLAGAVSGQFPDAAYDIKRVVSQGDLVLVHSNVVLTPGTRGSAVFDIFRFQGGRIAEHRDVAQEVPESSANGNDMFSTVGRPRTGEPGQAWPTAYNEKPVTKAFDRLLVRKDLSALDTYWGPEYHQHNPTIADGVAGVRAGPGGYFRQFPDLTVSRKRVIAEGDLVAVHSHYDNAPGERGQAVLDLFRVRNGKIVEHGDVLQDVPATSANDNTMF
- a CDS encoding aldo/keto reductase encodes the protein MKYTQLGRTGLKVSRLVLGTMNFGPQTDEADSHAIMDAALDAGINFFDTANVYGWGENKGRTESIIGNWFAQGGGERRDKVVLATKVYGNMAASADAWPNHDKLSALNIRRAVDASLKRLQTDHIDVYQFHHIDRATPFDEIWQAVDVLVQQGKILYAGSSNFPGYKIAQANETAARRGGTIGLVSEQCLYNLAERRAEMEVIPAAQEYGLGVIPWSPLHGGLLGGVIKKEAKAGRRASGRSADALADSAVRAQVQAYEDLLDKHGIEPGEAALAWLLTRPGVTGPIVGPRTAEQLDSAIRASELDLSEELLTSLDEIFPGPGPSPEAFAW
- the thpR gene encoding RNA 2',3'-cyclic phosphodiesterase, with the protein product MRLFAAVLPPAEVVEELGLKVGELKGAAGADRLRWTAPPGWHFTLAFYGEVEEDVVPELSRRLERAAGRSGPFPLAVRGGGQFGHGRALWAGAEGDLDALRLLADRAEAAARRAGVPMGEHRRYRPHLTVARSRADADVRPYVAALDTFAGRTWTVSDLALVRSELPTSGVAGEQPRYEVVARWRLGAAG